A genomic stretch from Verrucomicrobiota bacterium includes:
- a CDS encoding glycosyltransferase family 2 protein, whose amino-acid sequence MLHPADDPASPSPEISVVVPLYNEEDNVVPLQEELATALQGIEYEVVLVDDGSTDGTAAKVVPGERVRLLEFEANTGQSAAMHAGIQAARGEIIVLIDGDLQNDPRDIPQLLEPLRQNEADLACGYRAKRKDTAFKRLQSRIANGVRSRFVGDGVRDTGCTLKAMRQECRRALPPFTGMHRFIPALIKGAGFRIVEMAVNHRPRQHGESKYGFGNRAWKATMDMFGVRWLVSRSFHYQVKGESD is encoded by the coding sequence ATGCTCCACCCAGCCGACGACCCTGCCTCCCCCTCGCCTGAAATTTCGGTGGTGGTGCCCCTCTACAATGAGGAAGACAACGTCGTGCCCCTCCAAGAAGAGCTGGCCACCGCTCTCCAAGGGATCGAGTATGAGGTGGTGTTGGTCGACGATGGATCGACCGACGGGACCGCTGCCAAGGTGGTGCCGGGCGAGCGCGTCCGCCTCCTGGAATTCGAGGCCAACACGGGCCAATCGGCCGCCATGCACGCAGGCATCCAGGCGGCCCGCGGGGAGATCATAGTCCTGATCGACGGGGATCTCCAGAACGATCCTCGGGACATCCCCCAACTCCTCGAACCCCTCCGCCAAAACGAAGCCGACCTGGCCTGTGGCTACCGGGCCAAGCGCAAGGACACCGCCTTCAAGCGACTCCAAAGCCGCATCGCCAACGGCGTCCGCAGCCGCTTCGTGGGGGACGGCGTGCGCGACACGGGCTGCACTCTCAAGGCCATGCGGCAGGAATGCCGCCGCGCCCTCCCGCCCTTCACCGGCATGCACCGTTTCATCCCGGCGCTCATCAAAGGGGCGGGCTTTCGCATCGTGGAAATGGCCGTCAACCACCGACCCCGCCAGCATGGCGAGAGCAAATACGGCTTCGGGAACCGTGCCTGGAAGGCCACCATGGACATGTTTGGAGTCCGCTGGTTGGTCTCGCGCAGTTTCCACTACCAGGTCAAAGGGGAAAGCGATTGA
- a CDS encoding glycosyltransferase family 39 protein, producing MLRYSPLLFWTLVALTGLRLLAGGLWELSPAEALHWQNSLSPAWAYFEGSPAFAGLLWLSRQLFGEAEWALRLPGPLLLFASSLWLFDLGRKLADELAAALAVALLNLVPLANGHALLATPTLLCTSALFAFLKCSWDALQQSRPWNPAWPLAGLSLGLATLTHSECLWLLPLLLGLLAADRRWRYHFRQPGLALLIGLVLLLWLPQALAQAAFPQAPRDPPAWGRWLSLQVMAWTPWILLGILFALGQTLLSGRLSLPARFLLAFLLPLLAISLLRPSFSSLSALSLGSLWAASAWNRWQAQPVWKDWLRRAVFAWALLSSLGPLLSDFLRQEGLAWPHERDPTQGLKGWRALAGDPRLAAPDHFLIAETPGLAAVLTYYRLRENGQASSPVQLRQSPLPRGQASFLPRYDAKTGGERPGSQALYLSLESEIPASLRYQFASVRPLGELRITRAEQALRTVKIFSCQDFQPSPL from the coding sequence ATGTTGCGCTACTCTCCCCTCCTCTTTTGGACCTTGGTGGCTCTGACCGGGTTGCGCTTGCTGGCAGGAGGGCTCTGGGAACTCTCCCCGGCGGAGGCCCTCCACTGGCAAAACTCCCTCTCCCCCGCTTGGGCCTACTTCGAGGGGAGCCCAGCCTTCGCGGGGCTTCTCTGGCTGTCCCGACAGCTCTTCGGAGAAGCGGAGTGGGCGCTCCGGCTTCCCGGTCCGCTGCTGCTTTTCGCCAGCAGTCTCTGGCTCTTCGACCTCGGTCGCAAGTTGGCCGACGAGCTGGCGGCCGCCCTCGCGGTCGCCCTTCTCAACCTGGTTCCTCTGGCCAATGGCCACGCTCTCCTGGCCACTCCCACTCTCTTGTGCACCAGCGCGCTCTTCGCCTTTCTGAAGTGCTCCTGGGACGCCCTCCAGCAGAGCCGTCCCTGGAATCCTGCTTGGCCCCTGGCGGGGCTTTCTTTGGGACTGGCCACCTTGACCCACAGCGAGTGCCTGTGGCTTTTGCCGCTCTTGTTGGGCTTGTTGGCCGCGGATCGGCGATGGCGCTATCATTTCCGCCAGCCAGGACTCGCTCTCCTGATCGGGCTCGTCCTGCTTCTCTGGTTGCCCCAAGCCCTCGCGCAAGCCGCCTTCCCCCAGGCTCCTCGCGATCCCCCCGCTTGGGGTCGCTGGCTTTCTCTTCAAGTGATGGCTTGGACGCCGTGGATCCTGCTTGGCATCCTCTTCGCCCTCGGCCAAACCCTCCTTTCAGGTCGCCTCTCTCTCCCCGCGCGTTTCCTTTTGGCCTTTCTCCTTCCGCTCTTGGCGATTTCCCTACTTCGCCCCTCCTTCTCCAGTCTCTCCGCTCTCAGCCTGGGCAGCCTGTGGGCGGCTTCCGCCTGGAATCGATGGCAGGCCCAGCCCGTTTGGAAGGACTGGCTGCGACGAGCGGTCTTCGCCTGGGCCCTCCTCAGCAGCCTGGGGCCGCTCCTGAGTGACTTCCTTCGCCAAGAAGGCTTGGCTTGGCCTCATGAGCGCGACCCTACGCAAGGGCTCAAAGGTTGGCGGGCTCTCGCGGGCGACCCGCGACTCGCCGCGCCCGATCATTTCCTGATCGCAGAAACGCCCGGCCTGGCCGCCGTTCTCACCTACTACCGCTTGCGAGAGAACGGACAGGCTTCTTCTCCAGTCCAGCTTCGGCAATCGCCCCTGCCCCGGGGACAAGCCTCTTTTCTCCCTCGCTACGATGCCAAAACCGGGGGCGAGCGTCCCGGAAGCCAGGCCCTTTATCTGTCTCTGGAAAGCGAAATCCCGGCTTCCTTGCGGTATCAATTCGCCTCGGTTCGACCCCTGGGAGAACTCCGGATCACCCGCGCGGAACAAGCACTCCGGACCGTCAAAATCTTCTCTTGCCAAGACTTTCAACCCTCCCCTCTGTAG
- a CDS encoding DUF805 domain-containing protein has translation MDCYIARDNQTEGPFPEEQIRQWVARGELRPTDLVCPVGGQQWQKVLERFPPIDPNLPSPASSPPAPKPAPRPKPKPQATAERNPYRSPATDSTVRIQSKSEKLTFWQLLFSFHGRIRRRDYWLLGIVVGAMFLIPAFFVASMIPESEVTFDPETGEYYQAEPPQEASVGLVVGLLLVIVPSFWSSLAISAKRWHDRNKSALWILIGLVPYIGGIWTFIECGLLAGTDGDNQYGADPKQS, from the coding sequence ATGGACTGCTACATCGCGCGAGACAATCAAACCGAAGGACCCTTCCCGGAGGAACAAATCCGCCAGTGGGTCGCTCGGGGAGAGCTGCGCCCCACCGACCTAGTCTGCCCGGTCGGCGGCCAGCAGTGGCAAAAAGTCCTCGAGCGCTTCCCCCCGATCGACCCCAACCTACCTTCGCCCGCCAGCTCTCCCCCAGCGCCGAAGCCGGCCCCCCGACCCAAGCCGAAGCCTCAGGCCACCGCGGAAAGAAATCCCTACCGCTCTCCCGCGACCGACTCGACCGTCCGGATTCAAAGCAAGTCCGAGAAGTTGACCTTCTGGCAGTTGCTCTTCTCCTTTCACGGCCGCATCCGGCGAAGGGATTATTGGCTGCTGGGGATCGTGGTGGGCGCCATGTTTCTCATCCCGGCCTTCTTTGTCGCCTCCATGATTCCAGAGAGCGAGGTCACCTTCGATCCCGAAACCGGTGAGTATTATCAAGCCGAACCACCCCAAGAAGCCTCGGTCGGTCTCGTGGTGGGCTTGCTCTTGGTCATCGTGCCAAGCTTCTGGTCGTCCTTAGCCATCAGCGCCAAAAGATGGCACGACCGAAACAAATCTGCGCTCTGGATCTTGATTGGCCTCGTCCCTTACATCGGCGGCATCTGGACCTTCATCGAATGCGGATTGCTAGCGGGAACAGACGGCGACAACCAATACGGCGCCGATCCCAAGCAGAGCTAA
- a CDS encoding MBL fold metallo-hydrolase, protein MKEAPSTYPALPLEDEFSDVVAKALRGHELSWERLAGELGQDPEGFRAAFSSPSPLLFPLWERVAERLSLHPKKLQEAACQQWRPPSVPAIPGLHQFVSPFRAWTVNAWLVHCPVTKEGWVIDTGTDASELLQFVEEQAVYLQALAFTHTVHPDHTSEVDRIGAATGLRRLLGPEGEPSVRKSAALRRDQVYSLGTLEIEIRSTPGHSPDGVTLVVAGLARPVALVGDALYAGSLGAPLDHYGKLLSGVRREIFSLPDDTLLCPGHGPVTTVAQEKAHNPFF, encoded by the coding sequence GTGAAAGAGGCCCCCTCCACCTACCCGGCTCTGCCCTTGGAGGACGAGTTTTCTGACGTGGTGGCCAAGGCCCTTCGTGGTCACGAGCTGAGCTGGGAGCGACTCGCTGGGGAGCTGGGACAAGATCCCGAAGGCTTCCGCGCCGCTTTTTCTTCCCCCAGCCCCCTGCTCTTCCCGCTTTGGGAGAGAGTGGCGGAGCGACTTTCGCTCCACCCCAAGAAACTCCAGGAAGCGGCCTGCCAGCAGTGGCGACCTCCCTCCGTGCCTGCGATACCAGGACTGCACCAATTCGTCTCCCCTTTTCGCGCCTGGACCGTGAACGCCTGGCTGGTTCACTGCCCCGTGACCAAGGAAGGCTGGGTCATTGATACGGGAACGGACGCCTCCGAACTTCTTCAGTTTGTGGAAGAGCAAGCGGTCTACCTCCAAGCGCTCGCCTTCACCCACACCGTCCATCCAGATCACACCAGCGAAGTCGATCGGATTGGCGCTGCGACCGGTCTGAGGCGTTTGCTTGGACCCGAAGGCGAACCGTCTGTGCGAAAGAGCGCAGCTCTCCGGCGGGATCAGGTCTACTCGCTAGGAACCTTGGAGATCGAAATCCGTTCCACGCCCGGCCACAGTCCCGATGGAGTGACCTTGGTGGTGGCGGGATTGGCCAGGCCAGTCGCTCTGGTGGGCGACGCTCTTTATGCCGGATCACTCGGAGCGCCTCTCGACCATTACGGGAAGCTTCTCTCCGGAGTCCGGAGGGAGATTTTCAGCCTCCCGGATGACACGCTCCTCTGTCC
- the pyrE gene encoding orotate phosphoribosyltransferase: MQTKLPESPEETIDFLKSYGALEEGHFLLASGRHSGHYVKKGLLVQHPFQVQKMIEQRLEALGALGQIDVVLSPAVGGIPVGQQVGLALGVRTIYAERSRENALALKRGFQILPGERVLMVEDVITTGGTLVELKDFVKDEGGEIAGVFVLVNRSGLKNWQGWPLVSCMEVQFPTYEEGELPEELGSLPVVRPGTKKVG, translated from the coding sequence ATGCAGACCAAATTGCCCGAATCGCCCGAGGAAACGATTGATTTTCTCAAGAGCTACGGGGCTTTGGAGGAGGGGCACTTTCTCTTGGCCAGCGGTCGCCACAGCGGCCATTACGTCAAAAAGGGCCTGCTGGTGCAGCACCCTTTCCAAGTCCAGAAAATGATCGAGCAGCGCTTGGAGGCGCTCGGGGCGCTGGGGCAAATCGACGTGGTGCTTTCGCCTGCCGTCGGGGGCATTCCGGTGGGACAGCAAGTGGGCTTGGCCTTGGGGGTGCGCACCATCTATGCCGAGCGCTCCCGCGAGAATGCCTTGGCCTTGAAGCGTGGCTTCCAGATTCTCCCGGGAGAGCGGGTGCTGATGGTGGAGGATGTCATCACCACCGGAGGCACCCTGGTGGAGCTGAAGGACTTTGTGAAAGACGAGGGCGGGGAGATCGCCGGGGTCTTTGTGCTGGTCAATCGATCGGGGCTCAAGAATTGGCAGGGGTGGCCCTTGGTAAGTTGCATGGAAGTGCAGTTTCCCACTTACGAAGAGGGAGAGTTGCCGGAGGAGCTGGGGAGTTTGCCGGTGGTGCGGCCGGGGACGAAGAAGGTGGGGTAG
- a CDS encoding response regulator yields MQSCAQTQSKPLDILLAVNKREHADSILSSLNRLKCQVTIVSTAEAERPVFRERYDLFLYEEGVGEAELKDLPSLAEVRLKIPLVYRGKGDPVPNVLGLEVRLREFVSLGRDLDGNGRRQEEANMVLLVEEDPVLRQVLTKVLIAHSFIVGSVASPSDAFNEFHRGIATGSPFDVVILDHDFGISSYELLSDIKRFDSEIPVIGTTAMADPDLYEDTSDCGYSGVIAKPCSVQRFVQVIREMVYLRKMAADRRLASV; encoded by the coding sequence ATGCAAAGCTGTGCCCAGACTCAAAGCAAGCCTCTCGACATTCTTTTGGCCGTCAACAAGAGGGAGCACGCTGATTCCATTCTTTCCTCCCTCAATCGGCTGAAGTGCCAGGTCACCATTGTGAGCACAGCCGAAGCAGAGCGCCCCGTTTTCCGCGAGCGTTATGATCTTTTCCTCTATGAGGAGGGGGTGGGGGAGGCCGAGCTGAAGGATCTGCCCTCGCTGGCCGAGGTGCGCCTCAAGATTCCGTTGGTTTACCGCGGCAAGGGCGACCCGGTTCCGAACGTCCTGGGCCTGGAGGTGCGTCTGCGGGAATTTGTCTCGCTCGGGCGAGATTTGGATGGAAATGGACGGCGGCAGGAAGAGGCCAACATGGTCTTGCTGGTGGAGGAAGATCCGGTTTTACGCCAGGTGCTGACCAAGGTTTTGATCGCCCACTCTTTCATTGTGGGTTCGGTGGCCTCACCCAGCGATGCCTTCAATGAGTTTCATCGTGGCATCGCGACCGGCTCTCCCTTCGACGTGGTCATCCTGGATCACGACTTTGGGATTTCCAGCTATGAATTGCTTTCCGACATCAAGCGCTTCGATTCTGAGATCCCCGTGATCGGCACGACCGCCATGGCCGACCCGGACCTCTACGAGGACACTTCCGATTGTGGCTACAGCGGTGTCATCGCCAAGCCGTGCAGCGTGCAGCGCTTCGTGCAGGTGATTCGGGAAATGGTTTACCTGCGGAAGATGGCGGCCGACCGCCGTTTGGCCTCGGTTTGA
- the guaB gene encoding IMP dehydrogenase, with protein sequence MGQIEVGLSFDDVLLLPQESGVLPNDTDLSTALTGEIPLKVPVVSAAMDTVSESELAISLAREGGMGVIHRNATIEDQALMVRRVKRSENAVIQNPFTVTPELTVAEVKGVMEERGVSGFPVLGEGEQVVGIVTGRDVRYQDNLALTVAEVMTPRERLVTAPSCTSLEEARTILYQHRIEKLPLLEPDGRLAGLITGADIEKRRTFTHSAKAPDGRLRCAGAVGVGPEYRERAEALLEAGADALFIDAATGHTHRVMAVVAELAGLGTPVVAGNVVTEEGAKALVGSGASAVKVGVGPGSICTTRVIAGVGMPQFSAIQNVAGYCRDQGVAVIADGGIRYSGDVVKAIAAGADIVMLGSVLAGTRESPGQTIHYQGRRFKSYRGMGSVGAMKKGSGDRYGQNSSGKLVAEGVEGRVPYKGPLADVVFQLMGGLRSGMGYVGASNLAELREKAKFTRITVGGLRESHAHDIVITEEPTNYQPSAEL encoded by the coding sequence ATGGGCCAAATCGAGGTGGGATTGTCTTTCGACGATGTTCTTTTGTTGCCGCAGGAAAGCGGCGTGCTTCCGAACGATACCGATCTTTCGACGGCCCTCACGGGAGAGATTCCTCTCAAGGTTCCGGTGGTTTCCGCGGCCATGGACACGGTATCGGAGTCGGAGCTGGCCATTTCCTTGGCGCGGGAGGGAGGCATGGGAGTGATCCACCGCAATGCCACCATTGAGGACCAGGCCCTCATGGTGCGCAGGGTGAAGCGCTCTGAAAATGCCGTGATTCAAAATCCCTTCACGGTCACGCCGGAGCTGACGGTAGCCGAAGTCAAGGGCGTGATGGAGGAACGAGGCGTCTCGGGTTTTCCCGTTCTGGGCGAAGGAGAACAGGTCGTCGGCATCGTGACGGGTCGGGACGTTCGCTATCAGGACAATCTCGCGCTCACGGTGGCGGAGGTCATGACGCCGCGGGAGCGCTTGGTGACCGCGCCCAGTTGCACCAGTCTGGAAGAAGCCCGCACCATTCTCTACCAACATCGAATCGAAAAACTCCCTTTGCTCGAGCCCGATGGTCGCCTGGCCGGGCTCATCACCGGAGCAGACATCGAAAAACGCAGGACCTTCACCCACTCGGCGAAAGCCCCGGATGGCCGGCTGCGCTGTGCGGGTGCGGTGGGCGTGGGGCCCGAGTATCGAGAAAGGGCGGAAGCCCTGCTGGAAGCAGGGGCGGACGCGCTCTTCATTGACGCTGCCACCGGACACACTCATCGCGTGATGGCGGTGGTCGCGGAGTTGGCCGGCTTGGGCACCCCGGTGGTCGCCGGCAACGTGGTAACCGAAGAGGGGGCCAAGGCGCTGGTGGGCTCGGGAGCGAGCGCGGTCAAGGTGGGGGTGGGACCGGGGTCCATTTGCACGACGCGGGTCATCGCCGGGGTGGGCATGCCGCAGTTTTCCGCGATCCAGAACGTGGCGGGTTACTGCCGGGACCAAGGGGTGGCTGTGATCGCGGATGGGGGCATCCGCTACTCGGGCGACGTCGTGAAGGCGATCGCAGCTGGCGCGGATATTGTCATGCTCGGGAGCGTCCTAGCCGGGACCCGGGAGAGCCCCGGACAGACCATTCACTATCAGGGAAGGCGTTTCAAAAGTTATCGCGGTATGGGCTCGGTCGGGGCCATGAAGAAGGGCTCGGGGGATCGCTACGGCCAAAACAGCTCCGGCAAATTGGTGGCGGAGGGGGTGGAAGGCCGGGTGCCTTATAAAGGGCCCTTGGCCGATGTCGTCTTCCAACTGATGGGAGGCCTGCGTTCTGGGATGGGGTATGTGGGGGCAAGCAATCTGGCGGAGCTGCGGGAGAAAGCCAAGTTCACCCGCATCACGGTGGGGGGATTGCGCGAGAGCCATGCGCACGACATCGTGATCACCGAAGAACCCACCAATTACCAACCGAGCGCCGAACTGTGA
- the pyrF gene encoding orotidine-5'-phosphate decarboxylase: MRYGEKLGRRIEATGSRLCVGLDPRPEWIEGRVVDFLERVVKETLPHAACFKPNMAYFESMGRAGYEALESLFQWIPEDCPVILDAKRGDIGATQAHYAKAYFENWNVDAVTLSPYMGMDSIAPFLAYPGRGVYLLGVTSNPGAADLQLQRVGERFLFELVQDFAQRAAGLPGDVGLVVGLTNAAEEVMDRVRDLPLLLPGLGAQGGELSSLRIEERQAPWVVNVSRGISFAEPEKSFQEKAQAYADQIARIARGND; this comes from the coding sequence ATGCGGTATGGGGAAAAGCTAGGGCGTCGAATCGAAGCCACGGGAAGTCGGCTCTGTGTCGGGCTTGATCCTCGCCCGGAATGGATCGAAGGGCGAGTGGTCGATTTCCTGGAAAGAGTGGTCAAAGAAACCTTGCCGCATGCCGCTTGTTTCAAGCCGAATATGGCCTATTTCGAGTCGATGGGCCGGGCGGGCTACGAGGCCTTGGAAAGTCTCTTTCAATGGATTCCGGAGGATTGCCCAGTGATTTTGGATGCCAAACGAGGCGACATTGGCGCGACCCAGGCGCACTATGCCAAGGCCTACTTTGAGAATTGGAACGTGGACGCGGTCACCCTCAGTCCCTACATGGGCATGGATTCGATTGCTCCCTTTTTAGCGTATCCCGGGAGGGGCGTCTATCTCTTGGGGGTGACCTCCAACCCAGGCGCGGCCGACCTCCAGCTCCAGCGGGTGGGGGAGCGCTTTCTCTTCGAGCTGGTGCAGGACTTCGCCCAGCGGGCGGCCGGGCTTCCCGGGGATGTCGGGCTGGTGGTGGGCCTGACCAATGCCGCGGAAGAGGTCATGGACCGGGTGCGCGACTTACCCCTGCTGCTTCCGGGTCTGGGGGCCCAAGGAGGCGAGTTGTCCTCCCTGCGGATTGAGGAGCGCCAAGCCCCGTGGGTGGTGAATGTGTCGCGGGGGATTTCATTTGCAGAGCCGGAGAAGAGCTTCCAAGAAAAGGCCCAAGCCTATGCAGACCAAATTGCCCGAATCGCCCGAGGAAACGATTGA
- a CDS encoding S8 family serine peptidase, with product MPPPLLRSLVLAGALLTGFFWWALLSDPHPPDAPPSEPGPFPRASQAEPTQPLVFLPGAELSTEPASGLAESVGGQEAGVRLAADPMTIPGEALLRFSDAAALEGFLARLGNSPSLQVLARLDGFHALRVRFADSADLLAATGDPELIEPNFYVTIPEALTSPEPSGDPVGFGSSALSYLGLADHQGLGEGVTLALIDSGVAPHSNFEGVSLQHFNLSASPSVENGHGTAVASILVGGHLGLSGVAPAAHLLSYQVTDAAGVTDTFTLASAIQQAVDAGAQVINLSLGTTGNSQLLRDAVAYAASQGAVLVAAAGNNGSDQALYPAALDGVVGVGAIDARGELAYFSNTGETVDLVAPGYQVHAAWPQERFLPFSGTSSSTPFVSGAIAATLSSHSGLTSSQAAQHVLRYTNDVGPLGPDPLYGAGILDIGRSLVGSTPGVVDLALNGLYQPDSANFRSQLLVQNRGTEPLLGATVTVTSSGPPQDFLVPSLAPGQTHVLQVLVGPEGSFQAVARVTSETDVRPENNRLTR from the coding sequence ATGCCCCCACCTCTCCTCCGCAGCCTGGTTCTCGCAGGCGCCTTGCTGACCGGTTTCTTCTGGTGGGCCTTATTGAGCGATCCCCACCCACCCGACGCCCCACCCTCCGAGCCAGGCCCTTTCCCTCGCGCCTCGCAAGCCGAGCCCACCCAGCCCCTGGTATTCCTTCCCGGGGCCGAGCTTTCCACCGAGCCAGCCAGCGGACTGGCCGAGTCAGTGGGTGGGCAAGAGGCCGGAGTGCGGTTGGCGGCCGATCCCATGACCATTCCGGGCGAGGCGCTCTTGCGCTTTTCCGATGCGGCTGCGCTGGAAGGGTTTCTCGCCCGGCTGGGGAACTCCCCTTCTCTCCAAGTGCTGGCTCGGCTGGATGGTTTCCACGCCCTCCGCGTGCGCTTCGCCGACTCCGCAGACCTGCTGGCTGCCACGGGCGATCCAGAACTCATTGAGCCCAATTTTTACGTGACCATTCCAGAAGCGCTCACCAGTCCAGAGCCCTCTGGCGACCCCGTGGGTTTCGGCTCCTCGGCACTATCCTATCTCGGTCTGGCCGACCACCAAGGCCTGGGAGAAGGGGTCACCCTGGCTCTCATCGATTCGGGGGTCGCCCCGCACAGCAACTTCGAGGGCGTCTCCCTTCAGCATTTCAATTTGAGCGCCTCTCCCAGCGTCGAAAATGGACATGGGACAGCCGTGGCCTCAATCCTGGTGGGCGGACACCTGGGACTCTCCGGGGTCGCCCCGGCCGCCCACCTCCTCAGCTACCAAGTGACCGACGCCGCCGGAGTGACGGACACCTTCACTTTGGCTTCCGCCATCCAGCAAGCCGTGGATGCCGGAGCCCAGGTCATCAACCTGAGTTTGGGGACCACCGGAAACAGCCAACTTCTGCGCGACGCCGTGGCCTACGCCGCCTCGCAAGGCGCTGTTCTGGTGGCCGCCGCGGGGAATAACGGGAGCGACCAAGCGCTCTACCCCGCCGCCCTCGACGGCGTAGTGGGAGTGGGAGCGATTGATGCCCGAGGTGAGCTGGCCTACTTCTCGAACACCGGGGAAACGGTCGACTTGGTGGCTCCGGGCTACCAAGTCCATGCCGCCTGGCCGCAGGAGCGATTTCTGCCTTTCAGCGGCACCTCGAGCAGCACCCCCTTTGTGAGCGGGGCCATCGCCGCCACGCTCTCGAGCCACTCTGGGCTCACTTCCTCCCAGGCCGCCCAGCACGTCCTCCGCTACACCAATGACGTGGGGCCACTCGGGCCCGATCCACTCTACGGCGCCGGCATCCTCGACATCGGCCGCAGCCTAGTGGGGTCCACCCCGGGGGTGGTCGATCTCGCCTTGAATGGCCTGTATCAACCCGATTCAGCCAATTTCAGATCCCAACTCCTGGTGCAAAATCGAGGGACGGAACCCCTCTTGGGCGCCACCGTCACCGTCACTTCCTCGGGCCCGCCCCAGGACTTCCTGGTCCCCTCCCTCGCCCCTGGGCAGACTCATGTTTTGCAGGTGCTCGTGGGGCCCGAGGGTTCCTTCCAAGCGGTCGCCCGGGTCACCAGCGAGACCGACGTCCGACCGGAAAACAATCGCCTGACCCGTTGA
- a CDS encoding outer membrane lipoprotein-sorting protein encodes MKSLLAPFLFLGLGAGSLPALSAEEADASAILAAVRENARLQNVSFEGFLRKGRINSPIKIAMEGEVIRFSLSRPSEEYEFRIRKDGHEIVYRKGEEDFAAVEAKRLEKGLRMTDVTIEDLALRFLYWEDVKLLGSDTIKGQDCWQLHLTNPGETGPYASVEVWVEKKQLALMQVNGLNEEGERIRRFRIDKVQHLESGFFPQQMVVEEYKPESGRLRGWTYIELKLPKGLRSDQPTRKPIWD; translated from the coding sequence ATGAAATCCTTGCTTGCTCCCTTTCTTTTCCTTGGTCTTGGGGCGGGGTCGCTCCCGGCTCTTTCGGCGGAGGAGGCCGATGCCTCCGCCATCCTGGCAGCCGTTCGCGAAAACGCCCGCCTGCAAAATGTCAGCTTCGAAGGCTTTCTCCGGAAGGGGCGGATCAACTCGCCTATCAAGATCGCGATGGAAGGGGAGGTCATCCGCTTCTCCCTTTCCAGGCCGTCTGAGGAGTATGAATTCCGCATTCGCAAGGACGGGCACGAGATCGTTTACCGGAAGGGCGAGGAGGACTTCGCGGCCGTGGAAGCGAAGCGCCTCGAGAAAGGGCTGCGCATGACGGATGTCACGATCGAGGACTTGGCCTTGCGCTTTCTCTACTGGGAGGATGTCAAGCTCCTGGGAAGTGATACCATCAAGGGGCAGGATTGCTGGCAGCTGCATCTAACCAATCCGGGGGAGACCGGACCCTATGCCTCGGTGGAGGTGTGGGTCGAGAAAAAGCAGCTCGCCCTCATGCAGGTCAATGGCTTGAACGAAGAGGGGGAGCGCATCCGGCGTTTTCGCATCGACAAAGTGCAGCACCTCGAAAGCGGCTTCTTCCCGCAACAGATGGTGGTGGAGGAATACAAGCCGGAGAGCGGTCGGCTGCGCGGCTGGACCTACATTGAGCTGAAATTGCCCAAGGGCTTGCGAAGCGACCAGCCCACTCGGAAACCGATCTGGGACTGA